One Paraburkholderia caffeinilytica DNA segment encodes these proteins:
- a CDS encoding DUF4148 domain-containing protein: protein MFSESRKIVLTSLFVGAVAIAAYVSQSGKGWLSTDELGLERDDASAHYTRGDIVTGSVTSAPVVARGDSAEAIATNLQAARRSLQRNDLVAAQAQLDALRSAHRNDDQVLALQREVEARAGQARHAPAAAHAEKPMQKEAKSVRPSSRSSGKTGRLHESYVATREHSNRASSSYAKTRHAPETAVTAVAVGSLSSGRASDVGAPAVAGSSSSVPAEVKGFSNVVSAPAASQPIQPIQLIQPTQQAQPTSAPPTPQVIPTSPASQLAPAASTLLKSEGGPKTRAQVRAEIARARADGSLPVFGNPDPAGPGGAPSMTGALRP, encoded by the coding sequence ATGTTTAGCGAATCCAGGAAGATCGTTCTCACGAGCCTTTTTGTCGGTGCGGTTGCGATCGCGGCGTATGTTTCGCAATCGGGCAAAGGCTGGCTGTCGACGGATGAACTCGGCCTGGAGCGCGACGATGCGTCGGCTCATTACACGCGTGGCGATATCGTGACGGGTTCGGTAACTTCCGCACCGGTCGTTGCGCGCGGCGATTCAGCCGAGGCCATTGCCACGAACCTCCAGGCGGCGCGCAGGAGTCTGCAGCGCAACGATCTGGTCGCCGCGCAAGCGCAACTGGACGCGCTACGGTCGGCACACCGGAACGACGATCAGGTTCTTGCGCTGCAAAGAGAAGTCGAGGCGCGTGCGGGGCAGGCGCGGCACGCGCCGGCCGCTGCGCATGCAGAGAAGCCGATGCAGAAAGAGGCGAAATCGGTGCGGCCTTCTTCGCGGTCTTCGGGGAAGACCGGCCGCCTGCACGAAAGCTACGTAGCGACGCGCGAACACTCGAACCGTGCGTCTTCCAGTTACGCGAAGACCCGGCATGCTCCCGAAACCGCCGTAACCGCTGTTGCCGTGGGTAGCCTGTCGAGCGGACGAGCGAGTGACGTTGGCGCACCTGCTGTTGCGGGTTCGTCATCCTCTGTTCCGGCTGAGGTGAAGGGGTTCTCCAACGTAGTCAGCGCGCCTGCCGCATCACAGCCGATACAGCCGATACAACTGATACAACCAACACAGCAGGCACAGCCGACGTCGGCACCGCCAACCCCACAAGTCATACCGACGTCACCGGCATCTCAACTCGCGCCCGCTGCCAGCACGCTGTTGAAATCCGAGGGCGGGCCGAAAACACGTGCACAGGTACGCGCGGAAATCGCCCGCGCCCGCGCCGACGGCAGCCTCCCGGTGTTCGGCAATCCGGACCCGGCCGGACCGGGCGGCGCGCCGAGCATGACGGGCGCGCTGCGTCCGTGA
- the surE gene encoding 5'/3'-nucleotidase SurE has protein sequence MSAYESKVPRVLLTNDDGIDAPGLAVLEAVAAELAHEVWVVAPEHDQSGTSHSISLHSPLRVSRQGERRFGVVGTPGDCVVMGVRHLMRDAPPTLILSGVNRGGNLGVETMFSGTVGAAMTGLLLGLPSFALSQTFSDREKVRWDTARTLAPGVIRQLLAIEHAAPTCLNINFPDVDAASAGPLTPSKQGVGLVEDIEVLPQVDPRGIAYHWLRFQRGTRANDPDSETAVVASGRVSVTPLAFDRTDDTTFARLAASLR, from the coding sequence TGACGAACGACGACGGAATCGACGCGCCCGGCCTCGCCGTGCTCGAAGCGGTTGCCGCCGAGCTCGCACACGAAGTCTGGGTAGTCGCGCCTGAGCACGATCAGAGCGGCACATCGCATTCGATCAGTCTGCATTCGCCGCTGCGTGTCAGCCGCCAGGGAGAGCGGCGGTTCGGCGTAGTGGGCACGCCCGGCGACTGCGTCGTGATGGGCGTGCGGCATCTGATGCGCGACGCGCCGCCCACGCTGATTCTTTCCGGCGTCAATCGCGGCGGTAATCTCGGTGTCGAGACGATGTTCTCTGGCACGGTCGGCGCCGCGATGACGGGCCTGTTGCTTGGGCTTCCATCGTTCGCGTTGAGCCAGACTTTCAGCGACCGCGAGAAAGTGCGCTGGGACACCGCGCGTACGCTGGCTCCCGGCGTGATTCGCCAGTTGCTCGCGATCGAGCACGCTGCGCCCACCTGCCTGAACATCAATTTCCCCGACGTCGACGCGGCGTCTGCGGGTCCGCTCACGCCGAGCAAGCAAGGTGTCGGACTCGTCGAAGATATCGAGGTGCTGCCGCAAGTCGATCCGCGCGGCATCGCCTATCACTGGTTGCGGTTCCAACGCGGCACGCGTGCGAACGACCCCGATAGCGAAACAGCCGTGGTGGCGTCGGGACGCGTGTCGGTTACGCCGCTTGCGTTCGATCGCACGGACGACACCACTTTTGCCCGGCTCGCTGCATCGCTGCGCTAA